GTCCCGGCGTCGAAGAAGAGCGGCCCGTCATTGACGACCGTTCCGGGTGTAAACCCTTTCTCAAGCGCCGCCGAGTAGATGAACGGCTTGAAGCTGGACCCCGGCTGGCGCCAAGCCTGCGTCACGTGGTTGAACTTGTTCTTGTCGAAGTCGAAGCCGCCGATCATGGCCTTGACGGCACCGTCGCGCGGATCGAGCGCAATGAAGGCGCCCTCGACTTCGGGCAACTGCGTGATTTCCCAGGTGTTCTTCGGTGTCTTCACGACGCGGATCACGGCGCCTCGGCGGATCTTGATGTTGGGCGGTGCCTTGTCCGACAGTCCCGACTGCGCGGGCCGCAGCCCCTCGCCGGTGATCTGCACGGCATCGCCATTGGCGCGCACGGCGCTGATTTCCTTGGCATTGGCCTTGAGCACGACCGCGGACATCACGTCGCCGTTGTCGGGATGCTCGGCCAGCGCATCGTCCACGGCTTCATCCAGCTCCTTGGGGTCGCTGGGCAGATCGACGAACTTCTCGGGGCCGCGGTAGATCTGCCGGCGTTCGTAGTCCATGATGCCCTTGCGCAGCGCCTTGTAGGCTGCGGCTTGGTCGTCAGCGACCAACGTGGTGTAGACCTTGAGGCCGCGCGTGTAGGTGCTGTCGCCGTATTGCGCGTACATCAGCTGCCGCACCGTCTCCGCCACGTATTCGGCATGCAGGCGGGTGGGATCGGCTCCGTCACGCAGGTGCAGCTCTTCCTTCTTGGCATCTGCCGCTTGCTCGGCGTTGATGAAGCCGGCTTCCTGCATCCGGTCGATCACGTAGAGCTGCCGCCCGCGCGCGCGCGTGGGATTGTTCACCGGATTGTTCGCGCCCGGCGCCTTCGGCAGGCCCGCGAGCATGGCAGCCTGGGCAATGGTGATGTCTTTGAGCGGCTTGCCGAAGTAGGCTTCCGAGGCGGCCGCGAAGCCGTAGGCCCGATTGCCTAGGTAGATCTGGTTCAAATAGATCTCGAAGATCTGGTCCTTGCTGAGCAGGTGTTCGAGCTTGAAGGTCAGCAGCACTTCGTAGATCTTGCGGGTCAGCGTCTTCTCGGAGCTCAGGTAGACATTGCGCGCGACCTGCATCGTGATGGTCGAGGCGCCCTGGCTCTTCACCCGGTTCATGTTGGCGATCCCTGCGCGCAACAGGCCCTTGTAGTCGACCCCGCCGTGGTCGTAGAAGCGGGCGTCCTCGGCGGCCAGCACGGCGTCCTTCATCACCTTCGGGATGGTCGCGATGGGCGTGAGGTTGCGGCGTTCCTCGCCGAATTCGCCGATGAGGATGCCTTCGGAGGAGAACACCCGCAGCGGCAGCTTCGGCCGGTAGTCCGCCAGGTCGGAGATATCCGGCAGGTTCGGGTAGGCGACGGCCAAGGCTACGGCGACCACGCAGACCAGGGACACCATGCCAGCTGCGGCGATGCCCAGTCCCCACACCACGAAGCGCAGGAGCCAGGTCAGCCAGACGGGGCGCTGAGCAGGAGTAGGGGTCTTGGCAGGCCCGGTGGGGCGTATTTTTTCGGGCATGAAGGGATGTTGAAGTCAACGTCAATTATAAAAAGCGGGGGTCTCGAACGGTCTTCTGGAGCGACATAAAACCCAAGTACTCGCATTTGTGACGTAAGTTGTGAATCGAGACTGTTACGTCCCCTTTTGACAACGGTTGGTGCATCGACTGAGGCCGAGGCCCTTGGTTGGCCGTACGCCTCCTGCTAGCATGCAACCACACGCAAATATTTCTATTCGTTACAAACACAACGGGATTTAACTTGGCTGCTTTGGGAACGCTGTTCAGCCGTCAACCCGCGCCCCTGCTCGGGTTGGACGTCAGCTCATCCAGTGTCAAGCTGGTCGAGCTCGGCCGCGACGCCAGCGGCAAGTTGATTCTGGAACGTTGCGCGATCGAACCCCTTGAGCGAGGCTGGATCACCGATGGCAATGTCGAGAAGTTCGACGAGGTGGCCGAGGCGGTCCGGCGTGCCGTGCGCAAGAGCGGCAGCCGTACCAAGAATGCCGCCCTCGCCCTGCCGCCCTCGGCAGTCATCACAAAGAAGATCGTCCTGCCTGGCGGCATGAGCGAGCAAGAGCTCGAGATCCAGGTCGAATCCGAAGCCAACCAATACATCCCCTTTTCCCTCGATGAGGTGAGCCTGGACTTCTGTGTCATCGGGCAGAGTGCCAATTCGACCGGCGATGTCGAAGTCCTGATCGCCGCTTCGCGCAAGGAGAAGGTCCAGGACCGACAGGGCCTGGCCGAAGCGGCAGGCCTCAAGGCCGTGATTCTCGACGTCGAATCCTATGCCTCGCGACTGGCGACGGCACGGCTGATCGAGCAGTTGCCTGGCCAGGGCCGCGACGCCGTTGTGGCCCTGTTCGAGGTGGGTGCCTTCACCACCAGCATGCAGGTGCTTCGCAACCAGGAAGTGCTCTACGACCGCGACCAGGCCTTCGGCGGCGCCCAACTGACACAGCTGATCGTGCGGCAGTACGGCTTTTCCGCGGAAGAGGCGGAGACCAAGAAGCGAAGCGGCGACCTGCCCGACGACTACGGCTCAGGCGTGCTCAAGCCCTTCGTTGCGAGCATCGCCCAGGAGATCGCGAGGGCGCTGCAGTTCTTCTTTACCAGCACGCCGCACAACCGCGTCGACTATGTGCTGCTGGCGGGCGGGTCGGCGGCATTGCCGGGCCTCACCAGCGCCGTGACGCGGCAGACCTCCTTTGCCTGCTCGCTGGTCAATCCCTTCGACGGCATGGAGATTGGAAGCAGCATCCGCGAGAAGAAGGTGCGGCGCGAGGCGCCTTCGTACCTGACCTCATGCGGCCTTGCCATGCGGAGGTTCCTGCAGTGATCTTGATCAACCTGCTCCCGCACCGTGAGGCTGCGCGCAAGCGCCGTCGGGAAACCTTCTATGCGACGCTGGGCGCCTCCGCCGTGGCCGGCTTCCTGATCGCGGGCGGTGCCTATCTCTGGTTTCAGGCCCAGATCTCCAGCCAGCAGGGCAAGAACAGCTTCCTTCAGGCAGAGATCAAGAAACTCGAAGCCGAGATCAAGGAAATCTCCACCCTCCAGGCTGAAATTGCCGCCTTGCGCGCGCGCCAGCAGGCCGTCGAGGATCTCCAGGGCGACCGCAACATGCCTGTGCACCTGCTCAACGAACTCGTGCGGCAACTGCCCGACGGCGTCTACCTGACGAGCATGAAGCAGGACAACCAGACCGTCACCCTCCTGGGTCAGGCGCAGTCCAACGAGCGGGTCTCGGAACTGTTGCGCAACCTGGGTAACAACAGCCCCTGGCTGGTCAAGCCGGAGCTGGTGGAAATCACCTCCGGCAATGTCAATCTGAGCCCCCGCGACCAGCGGCGCGTGGCGAACTTCACGATGCGCATCGGGCTCAAGCGGCCCACGGATGCGCAGAAGCCCGCCGGCGCGGGCGGTGCGCCGGCGTCGGCCGCAGGCAAGGGCTGAGCGTCATCATGGCAACCCAACGCGCATCCTCCAACATCGACTTCGCCGGCGGTCTGCAGCGCTTCGGCGACCAGTTCCGCGGACTGAATCCGAACGACCCCTCGGTCTGGCCCCCGGTGCCGCGCTACGCGCTGTGCGTGCTGGTTACTGCGCTGGTCCTGGTGGCCCTGTGGTTCGTCTGGCTCACCAATTCGAACGATGAGCTCGAGGCCGAGCGAGCCAAGGAAGTCGCGCTCAGGGCCGACTATCAGAAGAAGGTGGGTCAGGCCGCCAATCTCGAATTGCTGAAGAAGCAGCGCGAGCAGGTGCAACAGTACGTGACGCTTCTCGAAAAGCAGCTCCCGAGCAAGGCCGAGATGGACGCCTTGCTCTCCGACATCAACCAGGCCGGGCTCGGCCGCAGCCTGCAGTTCGAGCTGTTCCGCCCGGGCCAGGTGGTCGTGAAGGACTACTACGCCGAGTTGCCGATTGCCGTGCGCGTGACGGGGCGCTATCACGATGTGGGTTCCTTCGCGGCTGACATTGCCAATCTCTCGCGCATCGTGACCTTGAACAACCTCGCCGTGGTCCCCGGAAAAGATGGGATGCTGACGATGGACGCCACGGCGAGGACCTTCCGTTACCTGGACGACGAAGAGCAGGCGGCGCAGAAGCGCGCTGTGGCGGGAGCGAAGAAGAAATGAGCAGGCTTGCTTTGGCGCTGTGCGTCGGCGTTGCGGCTGTCGGCCTGAGCGGCTGCATGGGCTCGGACCAGGAAGAGCTCCAGCAATGGATGGCCGAGCAGCGCGCGAATGTGCGCCCCACGGTGCCGCCCATCACGGAGCCGAAGAAATTCACGCCCCAGGCCTATACGGAGGCCACTGCGTTCGAGCCCTTCAACATGCAGAAGCTCACGCAGGCCTTGCGCCGCGACTCGGCCCAGCCGAGCACTTCCGGTCTCATCGCGCCGGAGCTGGCGCGCCGCAAGGAAGCGCTCGAGGCTTTTCCGCTCGATTCGATGGCGATGGTGGGCAGCATGAACCGCAATGGTCAGCCGGTCGCCCTCGTCACCGTCGACAAGCTGCTCTACCAGGTTCGGGTCGGAAATTATCTGGGACTTAACTACGGGCGCATCACCCGTATCAGTGAAACCGAACTCGCCTTGCGTGAAATCGTGCAGGACGCCGCCGGTGAATGGATCGAACGCGTGGCGACGCTGCAGTTGCAAGAGAGGTCGAAATGAAACCCAAGAATTCAAGGTTCGCGCAGTGGCTGCGCGTGGTCGGCGTCAGCCTGCTCGCGCTGGGCGCGGCGGCGGCGGCACATGCGCAGAACGCCATCGAGTCGGTCACCAGTTCGATGCAGTCTGGTGGCGAGGTCATCCGCGTCGACCTGACGCAACCTCTGGCCGCCGTGCCAACGGGCTTCGCGATCCAGACGCCGGCACGCATCGCGCTCGACTTCCCCGGCGTGACCAACGCCATCGGCCGCTCCGCCATCGATGTCAACCAGGGCAATCTGCGTTCCATCAACGTGGTGCAGGCGGGCGAGCGCACCCGTCTGGTGCTGAACCTCAAGCAGGCTACCGCGTACAAGGCCGAGATCCAGGGCAAGTCGCTCCTGGTTTCACTCGAGCCCGTCCCGGGTGCCGCACTCGCGACCTCGACGCCTCAGGCCTTCGCCGAGAACCGAAACCGCGACACGCTGCCGCTGCGCGACGTTGATTTCCGCCTGGGCTCGGACAACACGGGCCGCGTGGTCGTCGACCTGGCCAACAACCAGGTAGGCGTCGACATCCGCCAGCAGGGCCGCAGTCTGGTGGTGGAATTCACCAAGTCGACGCTGCCCGAGGGGCTGCGCCGCCGCCTCGATGTGTCGGACTTCGGCACGCCGGTGCAGACCGTCACCACCCAGCAGGCCGGCGACCGCGTGCGCATGACCATCGAGCCCAAGGGCGATTGGGAGCACAGCGCCTACCAGAGCGAGAACCAGTTCGTGGTCGAGGTGCGCCCGCGCAAGGTGGACCCGACCAAGCTGACCCAGGGCGTGGGCTACACCGGCGAGAAACTGTCGCTGAACTTCCAGAACATCGAAATCCGTTCGCTGCTTCAGGTGATCGCCGACTTCACCAACTTCAACATCGTGACCTCGGACTCGGTGACCGGCGCGCTGACCCTTCGCCTGAAGGACGTGCCCTGGGATCAGGCCCTGGACATCATCATGCAGGCGAAGAACCTTGGCATGCGCAAGAACGGCAGCGTGCTGTGGATTGCGCCCAAGGACGAAATCAACGCCAAGGAAAAGCTTGAGTTCGAGGCCCAGGCCGCGATCCAGAACCTGGAGCCCCTGCGCACTCAGTCCTTCCAGCTGAACTACACCAAGGCCGTCGCGATCGCGCAGGGCCTGACGGGCACGGGCGCTTCCAGCGGAGGCGGCGGCTCGGGCACCACCACCCGCATCCTGAGCCCGCGCGGCAGCGTGATCGCCGAATCGCGCACCAACCAGCTGTTCGTCTCGGACATCCCCTCGCGCCTGCAGCAGGTCGCCGAACTCATCCAGAAGCTGGATATTCCGGTGCGCCA
Above is a window of Variovorax sp. RA8 DNA encoding:
- a CDS encoding pilus assembly protein PilP, with protein sequence MSRLALALCVGVAAVGLSGCMGSDQEELQQWMAEQRANVRPTVPPITEPKKFTPQAYTEATAFEPFNMQKLTQALRRDSAQPSTSGLIAPELARRKEALEAFPLDSMAMVGSMNRNGQPVALVTVDKLLYQVRVGNYLGLNYGRITRISETELALREIVQDAAGEWIERVATLQLQERSK
- a CDS encoding type 4a pilus biogenesis protein PilO; amino-acid sequence: MATQRASSNIDFAGGLQRFGDQFRGLNPNDPSVWPPVPRYALCVLVTALVLVALWFVWLTNSNDELEAERAKEVALRADYQKKVGQAANLELLKKQREQVQQYVTLLEKQLPSKAEMDALLSDINQAGLGRSLQFELFRPGQVVVKDYYAELPIAVRVTGRYHDVGSFAADIANLSRIVTLNNLAVVPGKDGMLTMDATARTFRYLDDEEQAAQKRAVAGAKKK
- the pilQ gene encoding type IV pilus secretin PilQ produces the protein MKPKNSRFAQWLRVVGVSLLALGAAAAAHAQNAIESVTSSMQSGGEVIRVDLTQPLAAVPTGFAIQTPARIALDFPGVTNAIGRSAIDVNQGNLRSINVVQAGERTRLVLNLKQATAYKAEIQGKSLLVSLEPVPGAALATSTPQAFAENRNRDTLPLRDVDFRLGSDNTGRVVVDLANNQVGVDIRQQGRSLVVEFTKSTLPEGLRRRLDVSDFGTPVQTVTTQQAGDRVRMTIEPKGDWEHSAYQSENQFVVEVRPRKVDPTKLTQGVGYTGEKLSLNFQNIEIRSLLQVIADFTNFNIVTSDSVTGALTLRLKDVPWDQALDIIMQAKNLGMRKNGSVLWIAPKDEINAKEKLEFEAQAAIQNLEPLRTQSFQLNYTKAVAIAQGLTGTGASSGGGGSGTTTRILSPRGSVIAESRTNQLFVSDIPSRLQQVAELIQKLDIPVRQVLIEARIVEASDTFGKSLGVRLGGGISGGTVGSNNGRPVFGNVGAFPVVTPATATTPGSALTTFTNSNFVNLPSTGVQGNGNAPGTFAISLFNSSFSRMLNLEISALEADGKGKVVSSPRVVTADQTKALIEQGTELPYQVATSSGATSIAFRKANLKLEVTPQITPEGNIILTLDVNKDTVGQATTAGFAINTKHVQTEVLVENGGTVVIGGIFELTETNDESRVPVLGEVPYVGALFRTRNRVANKTEMLVFITPKMITDRNAAR
- a CDS encoding penicillin-binding protein 1A, yielding MPEKIRPTGPAKTPTPAQRPVWLTWLLRFVVWGLGIAAAGMVSLVCVVAVALAVAYPNLPDISDLADYRPKLPLRVFSSEGILIGEFGEERRNLTPIATIPKVMKDAVLAAEDARFYDHGGVDYKGLLRAGIANMNRVKSQGASTITMQVARNVYLSSEKTLTRKIYEVLLTFKLEHLLSKDQIFEIYLNQIYLGNRAYGFAAASEAYFGKPLKDITIAQAAMLAGLPKAPGANNPVNNPTRARGRQLYVIDRMQEAGFINAEQAADAKKEELHLRDGADPTRLHAEYVAETVRQLMYAQYGDSTYTRGLKVYTTLVADDQAAAYKALRKGIMDYERRQIYRGPEKFVDLPSDPKELDEAVDDALAEHPDNGDVMSAVVLKANAKEISAVRANGDAVQITGEGLRPAQSGLSDKAPPNIKIRRGAVIRVVKTPKNTWEITQLPEVEGAFIALDPRDGAVKAMIGGFDFDKNKFNHVTQAWRQPGSSFKPFIYSAALEKGFTPGTVVNDGPLFFDAGTTGGQPWEPKNYDGNFEGPMSLRRALAKSKNMVSIRVLQSIGTRYAQDWIGNFGFEREKHPAYLPMALGAGAVTPMQMATAYSVFANGGYRVNPYLVTRITDHKDKVLVETQPPLLNETMRAIPQRNAFIMDSLLQEVARSGTAAKAQATLKRPDIYGKTGTTNDSLDAWFAGFQPTMAAVAWMGYDTPRKLGDRETGGGLSLPIWISYMETAIKGVPVTELTAKPPPGVVNVGGEWYYDDYAPGRGVATLGVEAGPTPPAEAISGAPIGPAPQPEERSRILDLFRN
- a CDS encoding PilN domain-containing protein, translating into MILINLLPHREAARKRRRETFYATLGASAVAGFLIAGGAYLWFQAQISSQQGKNSFLQAEIKKLEAEIKEISTLQAEIAALRARQQAVEDLQGDRNMPVHLLNELVRQLPDGVYLTSMKQDNQTVTLLGQAQSNERVSELLRNLGNNSPWLVKPELVEITSGNVNLSPRDQRRVANFTMRIGLKRPTDAQKPAGAGGAPASAAGKG
- a CDS encoding pilus assembly protein PilM, giving the protein MAALGTLFSRQPAPLLGLDVSSSSVKLVELGRDASGKLILERCAIEPLERGWITDGNVEKFDEVAEAVRRAVRKSGSRTKNAALALPPSAVITKKIVLPGGMSEQELEIQVESEANQYIPFSLDEVSLDFCVIGQSANSTGDVEVLIAASRKEKVQDRQGLAEAAGLKAVILDVESYASRLATARLIEQLPGQGRDAVVALFEVGAFTTSMQVLRNQEVLYDRDQAFGGAQLTQLIVRQYGFSAEEAETKKRSGDLPDDYGSGVLKPFVASIAQEIARALQFFFTSTPHNRVDYVLLAGGSAALPGLTSAVTRQTSFACSLVNPFDGMEIGSSIREKKVRREAPSYLTSCGLAMRRFLQ